A window of the Archocentrus centrarchus isolate MPI-CPG fArcCen1 chromosome 9, fArcCen1, whole genome shotgun sequence genome harbors these coding sequences:
- the LOC115785524 gene encoding creatine kinase U-type, mitochondrial-like: MASSFTRVISGRNTAVMLAMGAGTLTSGYLLSNSTEAAERRKCYPPSADFPDLRKHNNCMASALTPSIYARLKDKSTPNNWTLDQCIQTGVDNPGHPFIKTVGMVAGDEETYEVFAELFDPVIKDRHNGYDPRTMKHPTDLDASKITSGFFDERYVLSSRVRTGRSIRGLSLPPACTRAERREVERVVVTALAGLKGDLAGRYYSLGEMNEREQQQLIDEHFLFDKPVSPLLTAAGMARDWPDARGIWHNNEKNFLIWINEEDHTRIISMEKGGNMKRVFERFCRGLKQVEHLIQERGWEFMWNERLGYVLTCPSNLGTGLRAGVHVRLPLLNKDPRFKKILDNLRLQKRGTGGVDTAATGDIFDISNLDRLGKSEVELVQLVIDGVNYLIECEKRLERGQDIKIPSPVPQFRK, from the exons ATGGCAAGCTCTTTCACCCGTGTGATTTCTGGCCGTAACACTGCAGTGATGTTGGCCATGGGAGCTGGCACTCTGACATCTGGATACCTCCTCAGTAACAGCACTGAAGCTGCTGAGAGAAGAAAGTGCTATCCACCCAG TGCTGATTTCCCTGACCTGAGGAAGCACAACAACTGCATGGCATCGGCCTTGACCCCAAGCATTTATGCACGTCTGAAGGATAAGAGCACACCCAATAACTGGACCCTGGACCAGTGCATCCAGACTGGAGTGGACAACCCTGGGCACCCTTTTATTAAGACTGTGGGAATGGTAGCTGGAGATGAGGAGACCTATGAG gtgtTTGCTGAGCTTTTTGACCCTGTTATCAAGGATAGACACAATGGCTACGACCCTCGCACAATGAAGCACCCAACTGACCTGGATGCTTCCAAG ATCACCTCAGGATTTTTTGATGAGCGCTATGTGTTGTCCTCTCGTGTCCGTACTGGTCGTAGTATCCGTGGACTGAGTCTCCCCCCTGCGTGCACGCGCGCCGAGCGTCGTGAAGTGGAGCGTGTGGTTGTGACAGCTCTGGCTGGCCTGAAGGGAGACTTGGCTGGTCGATACTACAGCCTGGGAGAGATGAATGAAAGAGAGCAGCAACAGCTTATCGAT GAGCACTTCTTGTTTGATAAACCTGTGTCACCACTGCTCACGGCAGCTGGGATGGCCAGAGATTGGCCTGATGCTCGTGGGATCTG GCACAACAATGAGAAAAACTTCCTGATCTGGATCAATGAAGAGGATCACACAAGGATCATATCCATGGAGAAAGGTGGAAACATGAAGAGAGTGTTTGAAAGATTCTGCAGAGGTCTGAAACAG GTTGAGCATCTAATTCAGGAGCGAGGATGGGAGTTCATGTGGAATGAACGTCTGGGCTACGTCCTTACCTGCCCCTCAAATCTTGGCACGGGCCTTAGGGCTGGTGTGCACGTTCGTCTGCCCCTCCTCAACAAG GATCCTCGCTTCAAAAAGATTCTGGATAATCTGAGACTGCAGAAGAGAGGCACAGGAGGTGTTGATACAGCTGCTACTGGTGATATCTTTGACATCTCTAACCTTGACCGTCTGGGCAAGTCAGAG GTTGAACTGGTGCAGTTAGTGATTGATGGCGTAAACTACCTCATTGAATGTGAGAAGAGGCTGGAGAGGGGGCAGGACATCAAGATCCCATCCCCAGTTCCTCAGTTCAGGAAGTAA
- the LOC115785797 gene encoding corticotropin-releasing factor-binding protein-like: MSVALRTQLFLFLISLSLRMGLTRYIEDNEASDGLYSLLSLAQKRESEDFIFRRPLRCLDMLATDGFFTFVASKPQLACAAFIIAEPSEVISLELSDVSIDCSAGDFIKIFDGWVLKGEKFPSSQDHPLPMYQRYTDYCSSAAPGATSRSSQNVAMVFFRIHSADSGFTLAVKKLHNPFPCNIMSQSPEGSFTMVMPHQRKNCSFSIIYPVEIRLTELSLGQAKSNELSPQRLVGSGCSGSGDYVELLGGNGVDTSKMFPVADLCFSLSGLAQMKIGCDNSVVRLVSSGNYINRVSFQYRLLEHNELPKARENSVENVCTVE; the protein is encoded by the exons ATGTCGGTGGCTCTGCGCACACAGCTGTTTCTCTTTCTGATCTCCCTTTCATTAAGGATGGGGCTCACTCGCTACATCGAG GACAACGAAGCTTCAGATGGATTATATTCTCTGCTAAGTTTGGCCCAGAAAAGAGAATCAGAGGATTTTATTTTCCGCCGACCTCTCA GATGCTTGGACATGCTGGCTACTGACGGCTTCTTCACCTTTGTGGCATCAAAGCCACAGCTGGCGTGTGCAGCTTTCATCATAGCTGAGCCCAGTGAAGTCATCAGTCTGGAGCTCTCTGACGTCAGTATCGACTGCAGCGCTGGAGACTTCATAAAG ATATTTGATGGCTGGGTTCTGAAGGGAGAGAAGTTCCCCAGCAGTCAGGACCACCCTTTGCCTATGTACCAGCGCTACACAGACTACTGTTCCTCCGCAGCGCCAGGAGCCACCAGCCGCTCTTCTCAGAATGTCGCCATGGTCTTCTTTCGCATCCACAGCGCTGACAGTGGCTTCACCCTTGCTGTCAAGAAGCTGCACAACCCTTTCC CCTGTAACATCATGTCTCAGAGTCCAGAGGGAAGCTTCACCATGGTGATGCCACATCAGCGCAAGAACTGCAGCTTCTCCATCATTTACCCTGTGGAGATCCGACTGACAGAACTGAGCCTGGGGCAGGCCAAAAGCAATGAGCTAAGTCCACAg AGACTGGTGGGGTCCGGCTGTTCGGGGTCAGGTGATTATGTGGAGCTGCTGGGAGGGAATGGGGTGGATACCAGTAAGATGTTCCCTGTCGCTGACCTCTGTTTTTCCCTCAGTGGACTTG CCCAGATGAAGATTGGTTGTGATAACTCAGTGGTCAGGCTGGTGTCCAGTGGGAACTACATCAACCGTGTTTCCTTCCAGTACAGACTACTGGAACACAATGAGCTTCCCAAAGCCCGAGAGAACAGTGTGGAAAACGTCTGTACTGTGGAATAA